One segment of Amycolatopsis alba DSM 44262 DNA contains the following:
- a CDS encoding DIP1984 family protein — MSPIKLAEALALRADATKKVEALRSRIVDNARHQEGEEPAEDASALLVDAETALGELESLIRRINRTNAATPLGEGTITDAIARRDVLRLRHGVLTSAADAAAGRNQGGYGRQLRSELRYLSALPVAELRSSADRVAGEIRVIDVEIQRTNWETDLLD; from the coding sequence ATGTCCCCGATCAAACTGGCCGAAGCGCTCGCACTGCGCGCTGACGCGACGAAGAAGGTGGAGGCGCTGCGTTCCCGGATCGTCGACAACGCGCGGCACCAGGAAGGCGAGGAACCGGCGGAAGACGCTTCCGCCCTGCTCGTCGACGCCGAAACCGCGCTGGGTGAACTGGAATCGCTGATCCGGCGGATCAACCGCACGAACGCCGCCACCCCGCTCGGGGAAGGCACGATCACCGACGCGATCGCGCGCCGCGACGTCCTCCGTCTCCGGCACGGCGTCCTCACCTCGGCCGCCGACGCCGCGGCCGGTCGCAACCAAGGCGGATACGGCCGTCAGCTCCGTTCGGAACTCCGGTATCTGTCCGCGCTCCCGGTCGCGGAACTGCGGTCCAGCGCGGACCGGGTCGCGGGGGAGATCCGGGTGATCGACGTCGAGATCCAGCGCACCAACTGGGAGACCGACCTCCTGGACTGA
- a CDS encoding DMT family transporter: MSIGAPGTLVRMGVLALLWGSGFLWIKLALTGLPPVQVTVIRCALGAAVLLVLSRWAGQRLPRGRRIWGRLLVAAFFCNALPFALFGIGELTVDSGIAGVMNATTPLWSLLIGIGIGAERRITAIRVGGLALGFAGILLIFAPWQKSGLFGWGTLALLGAGLSYAVAFAYMGRKLVGEGGPIAISAAQLLTATVLSALALPFDATPTGPLNVTALIAVVVLGIFGTGATFYLNYRLIADEGATSAATVGYLLPVVSVVLGAIVLGEDLGPRVLAGMAVVLLGVALTRYVRSSASKSISSPSCQPSPSVSRS; the protein is encoded by the coding sequence GTGAGCATCGGCGCACCGGGAACTCTGGTCCGGATGGGCGTTCTCGCCCTGTTGTGGGGGTCGGGGTTCCTGTGGATCAAGCTTGCGCTGACCGGGCTGCCGCCCGTTCAGGTGACCGTCATCCGCTGCGCCCTCGGCGCGGCCGTCCTTCTCGTGCTGAGCCGCTGGGCCGGGCAACGCCTTCCGCGTGGCCGCCGGATCTGGGGCAGGCTCCTCGTCGCCGCCTTCTTCTGCAACGCCTTGCCGTTCGCGTTGTTCGGCATCGGTGAACTGACCGTCGATTCCGGGATCGCGGGGGTGATGAACGCGACGACCCCGCTGTGGTCGTTGCTGATCGGCATCGGGATCGGCGCCGAACGCCGGATCACCGCGATCCGGGTCGGCGGGCTGGCCCTCGGTTTCGCCGGCATCCTGCTGATCTTCGCGCCCTGGCAGAAGAGCGGCCTGTTCGGCTGGGGGACGCTGGCCCTGCTCGGCGCCGGACTCAGCTACGCCGTCGCTTTCGCTTACATGGGAAGGAAACTCGTCGGCGAGGGCGGCCCGATCGCGATCTCCGCCGCGCAGCTGCTGACCGCCACCGTGCTGAGCGCGCTCGCGCTGCCGTTCGACGCGACGCCGACCGGCCCGCTGAACGTGACCGCGTTGATCGCCGTCGTCGTCCTCGGGATCTTCGGCACCGGCGCCACCTTCTACCTCAACTACCGGCTCATCGCCGACGAAGGAGCGACCTCCGCGGCGACCGTCGGCTACCTGTTGCCGGTCGTCTCGGTCGTGCTGGGCGCGATCGTGCTCGGCGAGGACCTCGGCCCGCGCGTGCTCGCCGGGATGGCGGTGGTGCTGCTCGGAGTCGCCCTGACGCGCTACGTGAGGTCTTCGGCGAGCAAGTCCATCAGCAGCCCGTCGTGCCAGCCGTCGCCTTCGGTGTCGCGTTCGTAG
- the fgd gene encoding glucose-6-phosphate dehydrogenase (coenzyme-F420): MALKIGYKASAEQFGPRDLVEYSVLAEQVGLDSVMVSDHFQPWRHQGGHAPFSFAWMAAVGERTERVVLGTSVLTATFRYNPAVVAQAFGTLGSLYPGRVLLGVGSGEALNEVAVARIEWPAFKERFARLREAIELMRKLWSEERVTFEGEYYQTTDATVYDRPEGGVPIYIAAGGPVMAKYVGKQGDGFICTSGKGMDLYTEKLLPAVAEGAEQVGRSTGDIDKMIEIKLSYDPDPEQALENTRFWAPLSLTPEQKAGIEDPAEMEKAADALPIEQVARRWIVTSDPADAVEQIKPYVEAGFNHLVFHGPGHDQERFLRSFSEQVVPGLRELG; the protein is encoded by the coding sequence ATGGCACTGAAGATCGGTTACAAGGCGTCGGCCGAGCAGTTCGGCCCGCGCGACCTCGTCGAGTACTCCGTGCTCGCCGAGCAGGTCGGGCTGGACAGCGTGATGGTCAGCGACCATTTCCAGCCCTGGCGGCACCAGGGCGGGCACGCGCCGTTCTCGTTCGCCTGGATGGCGGCGGTCGGCGAGCGCACCGAGCGGGTGGTACTCGGCACCAGCGTGCTGACGGCGACCTTCCGCTACAACCCGGCCGTGGTGGCGCAGGCGTTCGGCACCCTCGGCAGCCTGTACCCCGGCCGAGTGCTGCTCGGCGTCGGCAGTGGTGAGGCCCTCAACGAGGTCGCGGTCGCCCGGATCGAGTGGCCCGCGTTCAAAGAGCGGTTCGCGCGGTTGCGCGAGGCGATCGAACTGATGCGCAAACTGTGGTCCGAAGAGCGCGTCACGTTCGAGGGCGAGTACTACCAGACCACCGACGCCACCGTGTACGACCGTCCCGAGGGCGGCGTCCCGATCTACATCGCGGCCGGTGGCCCGGTGATGGCGAAGTACGTCGGCAAGCAGGGTGACGGCTTCATCTGCACCAGCGGCAAGGGGATGGACCTCTACACCGAGAAGCTGCTGCCCGCCGTCGCAGAAGGCGCCGAGCAGGTCGGCCGGAGCACCGGCGACATCGACAAGATGATCGAGATCAAGCTGTCCTACGACCCGGATCCCGAGCAGGCGCTGGAGAACACCCGCTTCTGGGCGCCGCTCTCGCTGACGCCGGAGCAGAAGGCGGGCATCGAAGACCCGGCCGAGATGGAGAAGGCCGCGGACGCGCTGCCGATCGAGCAGGTCGCCCGCCGCTGGATCGTCACCTCGGATCCGGCCGATGCCGTCGAGCAGATCAAGCCGTACGTCGAGGCAGGCTTCAACCACCTCGTCTTCCACGGCCCCGGCCACGACCAGGAGCGATTCCTGCGTTCGTTCTCCGAGCAGGTCGTCCCCGGTCTGCGCGAACTCGGCTGA
- a CDS encoding GNAT family N-acetyltransferase, producing the protein MTLTPVTEAHVQELRRIRGTAEVRARWGSVEDSPTWPFDDPTTARFTVLEKGAVRGFVQYGEEEDPMYRHASVDLFLDPAEHSRGLGKDTVRTMARHLLHDRGHHRLVIDPAADNDAAIRCYKAVGFREVGLMRRYERDTEGDGWHDGLLMDLLAEDLT; encoded by the coding sequence GTGACCCTGACCCCGGTCACCGAAGCCCACGTCCAGGAGTTGCGGCGGATCCGCGGCACGGCCGAGGTCAGAGCGCGCTGGGGTTCGGTCGAAGACTCCCCCACCTGGCCGTTCGACGATCCCACGACGGCCCGCTTCACCGTCCTGGAGAAGGGCGCCGTCCGGGGCTTCGTCCAGTACGGCGAGGAGGAGGACCCGATGTACCGGCACGCGTCGGTCGACCTCTTCCTCGACCCGGCGGAGCACAGCCGGGGGCTGGGCAAGGACACGGTCCGCACGATGGCGCGCCATCTTCTGCACGATCGCGGGCACCATCGGCTGGTGATCGATCCCGCCGCCGACAACGACGCCGCGATCCGCTGTTACAAGGCCGTCGGTTTCCGCGAGGTCGGGCTGATGCGCCGCTACGAACGCGACACCGAAGGCGACGGCTGGCACGACGGGCTGCTGATGGACTTGCTCGCCGAAGACCTCACGTAG